The Penaeus vannamei isolate JL-2024 chromosome 4, ASM4276789v1, whole genome shotgun sequence genome segment cacacacacatacgcacacctacacacacacatacgcacacctacacacgcacatacgcacacctacacacacagacatacgcacacctacacacacacatacgcacacctacacacacacatacgcacacctacacgcacacacacacacgcacacacacacatacacacacacgcgcgcgcgcacgcacgcacacacgcacacctacacacacacgcacacctacacacacacgcacacctacacacacacgcacacctacacacacacgcacacctacacacacacgcacacctacacacacacgcacacacacacacacacacgcacacacagacacacacacacacacacacacacacacacgcacacacacacacacacacacacacacacacacacacacacacacacacacacacacacacacacttgtccaCTGAAATGTATGTGGCACCATTTTTATAATTGCGCTTTTATCTGTTGTGGCATTGAAGATTCGCTGTGTTGTAGATTCTGAGATAACTTATCTTTATCGTGATGTAGGTGAAACAAAGGTCAGGTGAAGGCGAGTCGAGTTAGGCCGCCTTACCTTAATTAAGAAAGACTTCCGTTGCCAAGCTTACTATATTTGTGTAAGAAGCACATATCTTTAAAATTGTTTCCTCGACGCTTGTCCATAGAAATTTGAGAAATGTGTTTCCCCTTTCGCAACTGAACTATTTCCTCGGGCAAGTAGACCTCGGCTCCTTGGGTGGCGCAACCGTTCCTGAAGCTTCAATAGTTTGATGCGTTGACCTTTCTTGTGGGCGTTGAGGCGGAGGCTGGGCGGAGTGGGTGTCGCCTCTTTGTAACCCAAGAACAAAAACACTCGCGGCTGGGGTTGGCCCGAGTGTCAGAGGTGTATCGCGAAGGTTTGAAATATTTGAAGAAATTCAGGATTGTATCgtggtagacagacagaccgtcTTGCGTCGAGATACCAGGAAGTGTTTCAAGGGACCGACGTTGTGTACTTTGCCTTTTCCGCCTGTCATTTCCACCGCGCGGAACTTGCTTGTCATCGTCTAGGGCCGAGCACAATTCTCTATGGGAGTAGATATGAACCGCCTCCATACGTGTTCTGTAGATAAGTTTAGGTTCGGCAGGGTCCTCGGCAACTTCACGCTGCTGTGTCGAGTGGGGCCTTGGCGCGATTATGCCGTTCAATTAGTGTGACAGTAACTGGCAACTTGTGTTACAGAGCGGAGCGCAGCGCAGCAGGGAAGCGAGACGTGAGGCCGAGCGTGTGCGCCTCACTTCCTCGCGCAGTTGCTGGAAGAGCTCGGGCAGGTGAGTCAGTGGGAGAGCTCGCTCCCCTCCGTGTAACGTTGGAATCCCCTTGGCGCATCCTCCACCGGGGGATATTAATACCGGTCACGGGTCACAGGCCACAGTGTCTGCTGGCGCTGGCACGGAGCAAACAAGTCCCAAGCTGTGATAGTGAGTGCATTATCGTCTCGTCAGATTTTATTCTGATAGCGTTTGAAATTTTAGTGACGTATATTATCTTAGAGAAAGCGAAATACTAATTGTGTGAACAGCGAGGTCAATATAGACTTTGGGGAGACAGATATAAGCAGTGCCGttatttcttttcgcttttcatAAGAATGAATGCATTTCGAATGTCAACCATTGACATTCGCATGTATATGGAAAATGATTTAGTTTTGCCAAATGTTTACCATTTATACCGCCGAGGTTCATAGTATTCTACTAGGGTGCGTGTTCACCTGCTGGAGGGCCGTCCGCGGGTGAGCGCTCGCTTTTGTGAATCTTGTGGACTCAAGCGCTGTCATTTTCGGTAGAAACAGTGGTTAGAATAAGGAGAGTAAATTGGAAATAATGTTCTGTTTGTGTATTAaatacaatattttttattatatggcATATCactaatacttatatacatacattcatgtacatgatgtatatatacctaaacatacaaatgtctgcacacacacacacacacacacacacacacacacacacacacacacacacacacacacacacacacacacacacacacacacacacacacacacacgcacacacacacacgcacacacactctctctctctctctctctctctctctatctctctatctctctctctctctctctctctctctctctctctctctctctctctctctctctctctctctctctccctctccctccctctccctccctctccctccctctccctctccctctccctctccctctccctctccctctccctctccctctccctctccctctccctctccctctccctctccccctctctctctcactcactcactcactcactcactcactcactcactcactcactctctctctctctctctctctctctctctctctctctctctctctcactcactcactcactcactcactcacacacacacacacacacacacacacacacacacacacacacacacacacacacacacacacacacacacacacacacacacacacacacacagagagagagagagagagagagaaagattttgaactgcatactttatttatttgatttgtatgttttatttacaacaatgtataaaaatgcaaaaataattaaattcatATGAAACCATTACTACATTTCACCCATAGCAAGCCAACAGTTTTAAGTTCAGGTCCTTTCACGAATTGCATTTACAAATACTAATCCCATTTTCCTCTTACAGCTACCTGTGATAGACTGCTGTCATGAGTCTCCCTACTATTATGCATAACTGGCCTTGGCTGGTAGCAGGAGCAGTAGGGGCTTTGTCAGGCTTTGTTGCCTACTGTAATGTTCCTCTGGCTTGGAAGGGGACACCTCAGAAAGCTACACTGGGTAAGacaatttctatttcttttttttatgtaagtgAGCCAGAACTTGTGAGATAACTTTTTGCTGGAATTTTCCTTTCATAATACAGGATTATGcaaatatttttgtaattatgtaAAGAGATATTGcgtgttgtctttttgttttgaagTGACATTACAAATCTCCTTCCACTAACTTTgtaatttcccttcctcccaaagAATGGCTGTCAAAGGCTCCATTACAGCAGCTCCATGGATCAGGGGCATCCTTGATAGCCTCAGATTTGTGGAATAAGAACGGAGCTGTGATTATGGCTGTGAGGAGACCTGGATGATCTTTGTGTAGGGAGGTAGGTTGATGAATAATATGAGGTACTAATAAAATGGGAACTTATTTACATAGCTGTAGTAatagattatacatacatgtatgtatgtatgttttactgTAGGTCAGAACTGTGTTATTGCCGATAAGATATGGCTTATTACCGAAAATGATTGACGCTTAATTTGACTCcatttttacatattttgattattattatttttttcacttgaaGCTTGAATATCCAAAATTGATAcaggtaattatatacatatataagatgtgTTGATCATGTTGGAATTAAGTTTAAATTGAATCaggtttttattatgattattcttagactagtcattatttttattgttaaatatataattattgttaatattattgttgtttttattattgttgctgttgttattattgtttttattattatttttacagttGTTAGTACTGTTTATTTTATTAATGGTATTAGTTtagtttcatcataatcattattgatatagctATTGCTGTTACCAGCACCAAATTTATTAAGAGATTGAAAATGagcttcattttttatattttctttgttgtatACCTTTACAGGAGGCCCTAGCCCTCTCTAGCCTCAAATCCCAGTTTGAGGCAAAGAATGTGGCTTTGTATGGTCTCCTCCATGAAGAACTTGGAGCAAAGGAGTTTACCAAGTTCTTAGATGGAGAGCTTTTCCTTGATCAAGAAAAGCGTTTTTATGGcccagaagagagaagaatgttgTTGACAGGAATGTTGCGATGGAGTGTGTGGAACAACATAATGAGGGCTAACAAGAAGGGGGTTGAAGGTAACCTCAAAGGAGATGGAACTTTACTGGGCAGTAAGTTTTTTTGTGGTTTAGACAGTGGCATGTCTTCATATTTCATTCCTTGATATGTTTTTTGTAGGGCAACATGTTTGTTTATAACCTTTGATTATTAACCAAAGGGTATAATATTTTTTTGTCCAAAGAAACACATAACAAATCTATATTCAAATAGTGACAAAAATAGTCTTGCTCAATTGTTAAGAATTAGGTCCCTTGtatcattaagattttttttcttagttttaaaGCAGAGTGCAATTGATTCTTGAAATACAGATTTATAAGCATTCCTTTTCAAAGATTTTCCAAGTTTAGATATTCTATAAACATTTTCAATGTATCTTGCTGACAATTTCAGAAATGGACCAGTATGAGCAGGCTTGATTAGAAGTAAATAAAAaggctttttttcttccttttcaggtGTGTTTTTGATTGGTCCAGGTAATCAGGGTATATTATATGAACATCGAGAAATGGAGTTTGGGGATCATCACAACAGCACTGAGCTTTTGGCTGCTTTAGAGAAGATTAATAATGGAGATAACAAAGTTCCTGACAGTTAAGAGTCATGTAGATGTATGTTATGGTAGCTATGTGCTTAATATCTGTTGAGTAGTTGTCATATGCTTTCCTAAGCTTGAGTTTGTAACTGCAAAGAATAGACCTAGAGTTGAAGGGATGTGTCAGGCTTTTCAGGTTTAATATATGAAGGTTTGTACATAAACTCTGTGAGTAGTATAAACTGGATGGCAAATAAACACAGCAAGTCTGACATTTTCTTGGATAATTCAGTCTTTGAAGGAGCAAGTTCAAGCTGGGGGATTAGCAGTAATCTTGGCTAACTTGATACTAGATATGTCAGCTCAGCCTTGTTCCTTATGTTAGaagttttaattatatatttattatatattatttctttaacTTCTCAAGTCTCtcaaacatatacatttaaagaTGATTACAAACAAGTGTGTACACAAATGATAATGTTCCTTCTTTGAAGATAGAAATGATTGTATAGCAGTTAAAAATATT includes the following:
- the LOC138861597 gene encoding peroxiredoxin-like 2A, with amino-acid sequence MVLEALALSSLKSQFEAKNVALYGLLHEELGAKEFTKFLDGELFLDQEKRFYGPEERRMLLTGMLRWSVWNNIMRANKKGVEGNLKGDGTLLGKMDQYEQA
- the LOC113811390 gene encoding peroxiredoxin-like 2A, with the protein product MSLPTIMHNWPWLVAGAVGALSGFVAYCNVPLAWKGTPQKATLEWLSKAPLQQLHGSGASLIASDLWNKNGAVIMAVRRPG